A single Clostridium sp. AN503 DNA region contains:
- a CDS encoding TRAP transporter large permease: protein MLNAVGFFLILLFLGMPVAFAIAVSGFAFFLMRPEIPWTILVQKSLSTTQSFTMLAIPLFIFAGNLMNNTGITSRLVKLANVLTGHMYGSIGQVSVVLSTLMGGVSGSAVADAAMECRILGPEMTKRGYAPGWAAAINCLSGLIVATIPPSMGLILYGTVGEVSIGRLFVAGFLPGIIMCVFMMIATSWSARHFGYKPDHDKPSPPGVILKSCIESIWALLFPILLIVLIRFGVMTPSESGAFAVFYALFVGLFIYKELDLEKFKKCIVDSVKDLSVITMILAFSGIFSYGVVFDQLPKTLTTMLVGLTSNKYILLLLILIMLTVFGMFMETTVITLIVTPILIPIITKYGIDPVHFGIIMMTIVTMGCSTPPVGVALYTCSNIMDCSVQDTTKYSVPLFIAILATLAICIFFPQLVLFLPNMIYGG, encoded by the coding sequence ATGTTAAATGCAGTTGGATTTTTCCTGATTCTCCTGTTTTTGGGTATGCCGGTGGCTTTTGCGATTGCGGTGTCAGGTTTTGCATTTTTTCTGATGCGACCGGAGATCCCATGGACGATTTTGGTACAGAAGTCTTTGTCTACTACTCAGTCTTTCACGATGCTGGCAATCCCGCTGTTTATTTTTGCGGGAAATCTGATGAATAATACCGGCATCACATCTCGCCTGGTAAAGTTGGCAAATGTGTTAACTGGTCATATGTATGGTTCTATTGGACAGGTTTCTGTTGTACTGTCAACTCTTATGGGGGGCGTATCAGGGTCTGCGGTTGCTGATGCGGCAATGGAATGCCGTATTCTGGGACCAGAGATGACAAAGCGTGGCTATGCTCCGGGGTGGGCTGCGGCAATTAACTGCTTGTCCGGTCTGATCGTGGCTACGATCCCACCATCTATGGGGTTGATTCTTTATGGTACTGTAGGAGAAGTTTCGATTGGCCGTCTGTTTGTGGCAGGCTTTTTGCCGGGTATTATCATGTGTGTTTTTATGATGATCGCGACCTCCTGGTCTGCTCGTCATTTTGGATACAAGCCGGATCACGACAAACCATCACCGCCAGGTGTGATTCTTAAATCTTGCATTGAGAGTATCTGGGCCTTGCTGTTTCCAATTCTTTTGATTGTGCTGATCAGGTTTGGGGTTATGACCCCCTCTGAGTCCGGCGCATTTGCAGTGTTCTATGCGTTGTTTGTGGGATTGTTTATTTATAAGGAACTGGACTTGGAAAAGTTTAAAAAGTGTATTGTAGACAGTGTAAAGGACTTGTCTGTTATCACCATGATTTTGGCCTTCTCTGGAATATTTAGTTATGGCGTTGTATTTGACCAGCTTCCTAAGACCTTGACTACCATGCTTGTAGGTCTGACCAGCAACAAGTACATATTACTTTTGTTAATCCTGATCATGCTGACTGTGTTTGGTATGTTTATGGAAACAACGGTTATCACTCTGATTGTGACACCGATCTTGATTCCGATCATTACGAAATATGGAATTGATCCGGTACATTTTGGTATTATCATGATGACCATTGTCACTATGGGATGTTCTACACCGCCGGTTGGGGTGGCGCTTTATACCTGCTCGAATATTATGGACTGTTCTGTACAGGATACGACCAAATATTCCGTACCATTATTTATCGCAATTTTGGCTACGTTGGCAATCTGTATTTTCTTCCCACAGTTGGTGCTGTTTTTGCCGAATATGATTTACGGCGGTTGA
- a CDS encoding beta-ketoacyl-ACP synthase III, with protein MTSRIIGTGSYAPDQVVTNDDLAKIVETSDEWIQSRTGIRERRIAAADEGTSAMAVRAAERAIQDAGIKPEELDIILLATSSPDYCFPNGACEVQAAIGAVNAAAFDISAACTGFVFALSTAQAFIQAGIYKTGLVIGADCLSKLTDWSDRGTCVLFGDGAGAAVVRAEETGVIRSIMHSDGVKGPVLSCVARSEGNFLSGKKPELGYMYMDGQEVFKFAVKRVPECINQILTQTGTDIEDIKYFVLHQANFRIFESMAKRLKQPMEKFPMNIDRYGNTSGASVPIMLDELNREGKLKKGDKIILSGFGGGLTWGAILLEW; from the coding sequence ATGACAAGCAGAATTATTGGAACCGGTTCTTATGCGCCGGATCAGGTTGTTACGAATGATGATTTGGCTAAGATAGTGGAGACCAGTGATGAGTGGATCCAAAGCAGGACCGGGATACGTGAGAGAAGGATCGCTGCGGCGGATGAGGGTACCAGCGCAATGGCAGTGAGGGCCGCAGAGCGGGCGATCCAGGATGCAGGAATAAAACCGGAGGAATTGGACATCATCCTGCTGGCGACCTCCTCACCGGACTACTGCTTCCCCAATGGGGCCTGTGAGGTGCAGGCGGCCATCGGGGCGGTGAATGCTGCGGCGTTTGATATCAGCGCGGCATGTACCGGCTTCGTGTTTGCACTGAGCACGGCCCAGGCGTTCATCCAGGCGGGCATCTATAAGACCGGGCTGGTGATCGGCGCGGACTGTTTGAGCAAGCTCACCGACTGGAGCGACCGGGGCACCTGCGTGCTGTTCGGAGACGGCGCGGGCGCGGCTGTGGTGCGGGCGGAGGAAACCGGCGTGATCCGCAGCATCATGCATTCAGACGGAGTAAAGGGTCCGGTGTTGTCCTGTGTAGCCAGGTCGGAAGGCAACTTCCTAAGCGGCAAGAAGCCGGAGCTTGGATATATGTACATGGACGGTCAGGAAGTGTTCAAGTTTGCAGTCAAGAGGGTGCCGGAGTGCATCAATCAGATACTTACACAAACCGGGACTGATATCGAGGACATCAAATATTTTGTCCTGCATCAGGCGAACTTCCGAATCTTTGAGTCCATGGCCAAGCGGCTGAAGCAGCCCATGGAAAAGTTTCCGATGAACATCGACCGCTACGGTAATACTTCCGGCGCATCGGTGCCGATCATGCTGGACGAGCTGAACCGGGAAGGGAAGCTTAAAAAAGGCGACAAGATCATCCTGTCAGGCTTTGGCGGCGGGCTGACCTGGGGAGCGATCCTGTTAGAGTGGTGA
- the acpP gene encoding acyl carrier protein → MLEKMKEIIADQLSVDADTITEASSFKEDLGADSLDLFELVMALEDEYSVEIPSDDLQNLLTVGDVMNYLKEKGVEA, encoded by the coding sequence ATGTTAGAGAAAATGAAAGAGATCATTGCAGACCAGTTAAGCGTAGACGCTGATACCATTACCGAGGCTTCTTCCTTCAAAGAAGATCTGGGCGCGGATTCCCTGGACTTATTCGAGCTGGTTATGGCGCTTGAGGATGAGTATTCTGTTGAGATCCCGTCTGACGACCTGCAGAACCTGCTGACTGTTGGCGATGTAATGAACTACTTGAAGGAAAAAGGTGTAGAGGCTTAA